A stretch of the Hyalangium minutum genome encodes the following:
- a CDS encoding VOC family protein, with translation MEFHRGRLFDHVHLKVRDLEASKRFYRAIFEVLGVPFGGERPGVFWTDELYVSATTPLTTNMHLAFQAPDHETVQRFHKAAVAAGGKDNGGPGERQYHPGYYAAFVLDPDGNNIEAVFHGPAKRSAASVVFTTAG, from the coding sequence ATGGAGTTCCACAGAGGCCGGCTGTTCGACCACGTCCACCTGAAGGTTCGCGATCTCGAGGCGAGCAAGCGCTTCTATCGCGCCATCTTCGAGGTGCTGGGCGTCCCGTTCGGCGGAGAACGTCCAGGCGTGTTCTGGACCGATGAGCTCTACGTGAGCGCCACAACTCCGCTGACCACGAACATGCACCTGGCCTTCCAGGCACCCGATCACGAGACCGTGCAGCGCTTCCACAAGGCCGCGGTCGCCGCAGGCGGCAAGGACAATGGAGGCCCTGGCGAGCGCCAGTACCACCCGGGCTACTACGCGGCCTTCGTGCTCGATCCCGATGGGAACAACATCGAGGCCGTGTTCCATGGACCGGCGAAGCGCTCGGCGGCTTCCGTCGTCTTCACGACCGCAGGTTGA
- a CDS encoding ATP-binding protein translates to MSSLLPVKSTPTERLQETSSLDASALLRALEEAERVSPQGSLFLVPLHDDPGTITDFECLSANPAAHAILGPREGSLAGQRLRKLLPGRDAVGWMAVLCAAEGSGQPISAELSVAYPDSRGEGWLYCTVMKVRHFLIARFRDISISRRTEEALRQTRDRMVEILEGTPDAFFTVDANWNFTYVNVHTEDLSSQPREQMLSRSLWEMIPRLAAPPYEQALRRAMAHRVSYRFEAYLPPDNWYEVHIYPSGQGLSAFFREIRDRKRLEAERDALLAREHSLRLEAEALAYERAKELMAAREKLVQSEKLAVAGQLAAGVGHEINNPLSFVIGNLHFALEALGSLTGPISSTEVLQEPLEALEEARTGAERIRGILTDLKRFARADESLLGPVDVREALDFSLSMAMPHLRHRAQVEKRYHPVPKALANDAKLGQVFLHLLMNAAQAIPEGDAANHWITLTTKMEDGRVVVEVSDTGRGMTPEVLERAFEPYFTTKSMGEGMGLGLSICLGLVQSMKGNLSATSKPGVGTTFRVVLPTSMAPAPALTPAPIAKVARRRRVLVIDDEPGMASVFRRIIGRSHEVVAVESGREALDLLAKDEAFDRIFCDLMMADLTGMDVYEALQAQRKACLERFVFMTGGSFTEKARTFLQTVPFPLIDKPFDPQHIRDLVAQAPSLPGFQP, encoded by the coding sequence ATGTCGAGCCTACTGCCCGTGAAGTCCACTCCCACAGAGCGGCTGCAGGAGACGTCCTCGCTCGACGCCTCGGCCCTGCTGCGCGCGCTCGAGGAGGCGGAGCGGGTCTCGCCCCAGGGGAGCCTCTTCCTGGTGCCTCTGCATGACGACCCGGGGACGATCACTGACTTCGAGTGCCTCTCCGCCAACCCCGCCGCCCACGCCATCCTCGGCCCTCGCGAGGGCAGTCTGGCCGGGCAACGGCTGCGCAAGCTGCTGCCGGGGCGGGACGCGGTGGGCTGGATGGCGGTGCTGTGCGCGGCGGAGGGCTCGGGGCAGCCCATCTCGGCGGAGCTCTCCGTGGCCTATCCGGACAGCCGCGGCGAGGGCTGGCTGTACTGCACAGTGATGAAAGTGCGGCACTTCCTCATCGCCCGCTTCCGGGACATCAGCATCTCCCGGCGCACCGAGGAGGCCCTGCGGCAGACGCGAGACCGCATGGTGGAGATCCTCGAGGGCACGCCCGACGCCTTCTTCACAGTGGATGCGAACTGGAACTTCACCTACGTCAACGTGCACACCGAGGACCTGTCCTCCCAGCCGCGCGAGCAGATGCTGAGCCGGAGCCTCTGGGAGATGATCCCTCGGCTGGCCGCGCCCCCGTATGAGCAGGCGCTCCGCCGGGCCATGGCCCACCGGGTCTCGTACCGCTTCGAGGCGTACCTGCCGCCGGACAACTGGTACGAGGTGCACATCTATCCCTCGGGCCAGGGGCTGTCGGCCTTCTTCCGGGAGATCCGCGATCGCAAGCGCCTGGAAGCGGAGCGGGATGCGCTGCTGGCCCGGGAGCACTCGCTGCGGCTGGAGGCGGAGGCGCTCGCGTACGAGCGAGCGAAGGAGCTGATGGCGGCACGGGAGAAGCTCGTCCAATCGGAGAAGCTGGCGGTGGCGGGCCAGCTCGCGGCGGGCGTGGGGCACGAGATCAACAACCCGCTGTCCTTCGTGATCGGCAACCTGCACTTCGCGCTGGAGGCGCTGGGTTCGCTCACGGGGCCGATTTCGAGCACGGAGGTACTCCAGGAGCCGCTCGAGGCGCTCGAGGAGGCACGGACGGGCGCCGAGCGCATCCGCGGCATCCTGACGGATCTGAAGCGCTTTGCTCGGGCGGACGAGTCCCTGCTGGGGCCGGTGGACGTGCGCGAGGCACTGGACTTCAGCCTGTCCATGGCGATGCCGCACCTGCGCCACCGGGCCCAGGTGGAGAAGCGCTACCACCCCGTGCCGAAGGCGCTGGCCAACGACGCGAAGCTGGGCCAGGTGTTCCTGCACCTGCTGATGAACGCGGCCCAGGCCATCCCCGAGGGCGATGCGGCGAACCACTGGATCACGCTCACCACGAAGATGGAGGATGGGCGGGTGGTGGTGGAGGTGAGCGACACGGGCCGGGGGATGACGCCGGAGGTGCTGGAGCGTGCCTTCGAGCCCTACTTCACCACGAAGTCCATGGGCGAGGGCATGGGGCTGGGGCTCTCCATCTGCCTGGGGCTGGTGCAGAGCATGAAGGGGAACCTGAGCGCCACGAGCAAGCCCGGGGTGGGAACGACGTTCCGGGTGGTGCTGCCGACGAGCATGGCACCCGCGCCAGCGCTGACGCCCGCGCCGATAGCGAAGGTGGCCAGGCGCAGGCGAGTGCTGGTCATCGACGACGAGCCGGGGATGGCTTCGGTGTTCCGGCGCATCATCGGCCGCTCGCACGAGGTGGTGGCGGTGGAGAGCGGCCGCGAGGCGCTGGATCTCCTCGCGAAGGACGAAGCCTTCGATCGCATCTTCTGCGATCTCATGATGGCGGACCTGACGGGAATGGACGTCTACGAGGCGCTGCAGGCCCAACGAAAGGCCTGCCTGGAGCGGTTCGTCTTCATGACGGGCGGCAGCTTCACCGAGAAGGCTCGCACGTTCCTGCAGACAGTGCCGTTCCCACTGATCGACAAGCCCTTCGATCCGCAGCACATCCGAGATCTCGTGGCCCAGGCACCGTCACTGCCCGGGTTCCAGCCCTGA